A genome region from Chloroflexota bacterium includes the following:
- a CDS encoding NADP oxidoreductase produces the protein MAKVKVATVWLEGCAGCHMSFLDIDEAIIELAKVVEFSRSPITDIKEFVPVDVGIVEGSVGNTEEEEVLKELRAHCKILMAWGDCACFGGVCAMRSSFDKEDALRRGYIETESTHKGKIPRPPGVPALLDQVKPANHIVKVDCYVPGCPPEPKAILYALNELLAGRIPVLPSDMMRFD, from the coding sequence ATGGCAAAGGTCAAAGTAGCTACGGTTTGGTTAGAGGGCTGTGCTGGTTGTCATATGTCATTCTTAGATATCGATGAGGCAATAATCGAGCTAGCTAAGGTCGTTGAATTCTCCAGAAGTCCTATAACCGATATAAAGGAATTCGTGCCGGTAGACGTCGGCATCGTGGAAGGCTCTGTCGGCAATACTGAAGAGGAGGAAGTGCTCAAGGAGCTCAGGGCACATTGCAAGATTCTTATGGCCTGGGGTGATTGCGCTTGCTTCGGTGGCGTGTGCGCCATGCGCAGTAGTTTCGACAAAGAAGATGCCCTCAGGCGTGGTTACATTGAGACTGAAAGCACCCACAAAGGCAAAATACCTCGCCCACCGGGTGTCCCGGCACTCCTTGACCAAGTGAAACCAGCGAATCATATAGTAAAGGTGGACTGCTACGTTCCAGGCTGCCCACCAGAACCTAAAGCTATCTTATATGCCTTAAACGAACTCCTGGCAGGCAGAATCCCTGTTCTGCCCAGCGATATGATGCGCTTCGATTGA